A genomic region of Bosea sp. 124 contains the following coding sequences:
- a CDS encoding RidA family protein — MAHSTRRLISTGSPFETAFGYSRAVVDGDLVFVSGTTGYDYVTMTLPEDAAEQARNIFRTLEAVLTEAGSSLARVVRAQYFVIDRSYCEPVLGVCGEVFGEIRPAAGIYVVSGLLKPEMKVEIEVTARLLAAC, encoded by the coding sequence ATGGCGCATTCCACGCGCCGCCTGATTTCCACCGGCTCTCCGTTCGAGACCGCCTTCGGCTATTCGCGAGCAGTGGTCGACGGCGATCTCGTCTTCGTCTCCGGTACGACCGGCTACGACTATGTCACCATGACGTTGCCGGAGGATGCCGCCGAGCAGGCGCGCAACATCTTCCGCACGCTCGAGGCGGTGCTGACCGAGGCCGGCTCTTCGCTGGCGCGGGTGGTGCGGGCGCAGTATTTCGTCATCGACCGGAGCTATTGCGAGCCGGTGCTGGGCGTCTGCGGCGAGGTCTTCGGCGAGATCCGCCCCGCGGCGGGGATCTATGTCGTGAGCGGCCTGCTTAAGCCCGAGATGAAGGTCGAGATCGAGGTCACTGCGCGGTTGCTCGCTGCCTGCTGA
- a CDS encoding tripartite tricarboxylate transporter substrate binding protein codes for MSLTRRSTLGLMAGAVLAPSLVAAQSFPAKPITIVVPYPAGGPTDAIARFVAQDLSGSIGQNVLVDNRAGASGAVGTRAVAHGTADGYTIIFGNNQTHGNNMFLLKEPGYDAVKDFAPLAGVGAFEHAFVVRNDLPAKNIKELIALAKADPDKLNYGSTGVGSGSHLAMELFMARTGIKMTHVPFRGAAPLVQEIIGGRIDIANSTLPSVLEQINAGTLRALALASPERNPRAKDIPTLREQGVSNADADSWAAFFAPAATPAPVLETLSKAILASLAKPTVTEQILKLGFTMKLRDPAAFRPYHLQEIAIWENIIKAAGVKPE; via the coding sequence ATGTCGTTGACCCGCCGCTCCACGCTCGGCCTGATGGCCGGTGCCGTCCTCGCTCCGTCGCTTGTCGCGGCGCAGAGCTTCCCTGCCAAGCCGATCACCATCGTCGTGCCGTATCCGGCGGGCGGGCCGACCGATGCCATCGCACGTTTCGTCGCGCAGGATCTTTCGGGCTCGATCGGCCAGAACGTGCTGGTCGACAACCGGGCCGGTGCCTCGGGTGCGGTCGGCACGCGTGCCGTGGCGCATGGCACGGCCGATGGCTACACGATCATCTTCGGCAACAACCAGACGCATGGAAACAACATGTTCCTGCTGAAGGAGCCGGGCTACGACGCGGTCAAGGATTTCGCGCCGCTCGCCGGGGTCGGTGCCTTCGAGCACGCCTTCGTCGTGCGCAACGACCTCCCGGCCAAGAACATCAAGGAACTGATCGCGCTCGCAAAGGCCGATCCCGACAAGCTCAATTACGGCTCGACCGGCGTCGGCTCGGGCTCGCATCTCGCCATGGAGCTGTTCATGGCCCGCACCGGCATCAAGATGACGCATGTGCCCTTCCGCGGTGCGGCGCCGCTGGTGCAGGAGATCATCGGCGGGCGCATCGACATCGCCAATTCAACGTTGCCGAGCGTGCTCGAGCAGATCAATGCCGGGACCCTGCGCGCGCTCGCCCTGGCAAGCCCGGAGCGCAATCCGCGCGCCAAGGACATCCCGACCCTGCGAGAGCAGGGCGTGAGCAATGCTGACGCGGATTCCTGGGCTGCCTTCTTCGCGCCGGCCGCTACGCCCGCGCCGGTGCTGGAGACGCTGTCGAAGGCGATCCTGGCCTCGCTCGCCAAGCCCACCGTCACCGAGCAGATCCTGAAGCTCGGCTTCACGATGAAACTGCGCGACCCGGCCGCGTTCCGCCCCTATCACCTCCAGGAAATCGCGATCTGGGAAAACATCATCAAGGCGGCCGGGGTGAAGCCGGAATAG
- a CDS encoding DMT family protein has translation MPFITLAHVLPVAMLVGSNIFMTFAWYGHLSYRSTAIWLAILASWMIALPEYMLAVPANRLGSAVYSTAELKTMQEVITLTVFAGFSVFWLKESLTWNHAIGFALIAAGAFFIFQAKA, from the coding sequence ATGCCTTTCATCACCCTCGCCCATGTCCTGCCCGTCGCCATGCTGGTCGGCTCGAACATCTTCATGACCTTCGCCTGGTACGGCCATCTCAGCTACAGGAGCACGGCGATCTGGCTCGCCATCCTCGCAAGCTGGATGATCGCGCTGCCGGAATACATGCTCGCCGTGCCGGCCAACCGCCTCGGCTCGGCCGTCTATTCGACCGCCGAACTGAAGACCATGCAGGAGGTCATCACCCTGACGGTCTTCGCCGGATTCTCGGTGTTCTGGCTGAAGGAATCGCTGACCTGGAACCATGCCATCGGGTTCGCGCTGATCGCGGCCGGCGCCTTCTTCATTTTTCAGGCGAAAGCCTGA
- a CDS encoding lytic murein transglycosylase — translation MRAITLALPLVLLASAASAQGSFQSCLSGLRSEAAAKGVSTATFDRAMAGVEPDMKVIEAMNNQPEFKTPIWDYLGTLVDDEKVAEGRAMMRQHAATLAAAEQRFGVDRHTIAAVWGVESDFGKARGKMPLVQALSTGACLAPRRNAFFKGELIATLQIIQRGDVRPERLFGSWAGAFGHTQFIPSTYLRLAVDGDGDGRRDLVDSIPDALHSTANFMDKAGWVTGAGWGYEVRVPGGYSGGTGRNPKQPVSSWAARGIVKFDGSALTGSSNAGLLMPAGRNGPAFLVFKNYDAAYSYNGADSYALAISLLSDRLRGRPGVQGEWPTDDLPLSREQRRELQRLLIARGFDVGEPDGAVGALTRGAIKQIEAKIGMPQTGRPGEKVLRALKGGRV, via the coding sequence ATGCGCGCAATCACCTTGGCCCTGCCCCTCGTCCTGCTTGCCTCGGCCGCTTCGGCGCAGGGCAGCTTCCAATCCTGCCTGTCCGGCCTGCGCTCCGAGGCCGCCGCGAAGGGCGTCTCGACGGCTACCTTCGATCGCGCCATGGCCGGCGTCGAGCCCGACATGAAGGTGATCGAGGCGATGAACAACCAGCCGGAGTTCAAGACTCCGATCTGGGATTATCTCGGTACGCTGGTCGATGACGAGAAGGTCGCCGAAGGGCGCGCGATGATGCGCCAGCACGCCGCGACGCTTGCCGCGGCCGAGCAACGCTTCGGCGTCGATCGGCACACCATCGCCGCCGTCTGGGGCGTCGAGAGCGATTTCGGCAAGGCGCGGGGCAAGATGCCGCTGGTGCAGGCGCTCTCGACCGGCGCCTGCCTGGCGCCGCGTCGCAATGCCTTCTTCAAGGGCGAGTTGATCGCGACGCTGCAGATCATCCAGCGTGGCGATGTCCGGCCGGAGCGCCTGTTCGGCTCCTGGGCCGGAGCCTTCGGCCACACCCAGTTCATCCCCTCGACCTATCTCAGGCTCGCTGTCGACGGCGATGGTGACGGGCGGCGCGATCTCGTCGATTCGATTCCCGACGCGCTGCATTCGACCGCGAACTTCATGGACAAGGCCGGCTGGGTCACCGGGGCTGGCTGGGGCTACGAGGTGCGCGTGCCCGGCGGCTATTCCGGCGGGACGGGGCGCAATCCCAAGCAGCCAGTCTCGTCCTGGGCGGCGCGCGGCATCGTCAAGTTCGACGGCTCGGCGCTGACCGGCTCCAGCAATGCCGGGCTGCTGATGCCGGCGGGGCGCAACGGCCCGGCCTTCCTCGTCTTCAAGAACTACGATGCCGCCTACAGCTACAATGGCGCCGACTCGTATGCTCTGGCGATCTCGCTCCTGTCCGACCGGCTGCGCGGGCGGCCGGGCGTGCAAGGGGAATGGCCGACCGACGACCTGCCGCTCTCGCGCGAGCAGCGCCGCGAACTGCAGCGCCTGCTGATTGCGCGCGGCTTCGATGTCGGCGAGCCGGACGGGGCGGTCGGCGCGCTGACGCGCGGCGCAATCAAGCAGATCGAGGCCAAGATCGGCATGCCGCAGACCGGGCGGCCCGGCGAGAAGGTGCTGCGGGCGCTGAAAGGCGGGCGGGTGTGA
- the leuB gene encoding 3-isopropylmalate dehydrogenase, which produces MATHKLLMLPGDGIGPEVMGQVETIVSWFGRQGLGSFEIEKGLVGGSAYDVHKQAISEGDMRLAQEADAVLFGAVGGPKWADVPYQHRPEAGLLRLRKDLGLFANLRPAICYPALASASSLKQEVVEGLDILIVRELTGGVYFGEPKEIVTLEDGSKRGIDTQIYTTPEIDRICRVAFELARTRRNKVSSSEKHNVMKTGVLWKQTVTALHAKDYADVELEHVLADNCAMQLVRWPKQYDVIVTDNLFGDILSDIAAMLTGSLGMLPSASLGAEDPATGKRKALYEPVHGSAPDIAGKGLANPIAMIGSFAMALRYSFGAGEAADRLEGAIADVLGSGTRTKDIAAPGANAVSTTEMGQAIIKALEVRG; this is translated from the coding sequence ATGGCGACCCATAAGCTTCTGATGCTTCCCGGTGACGGCATCGGCCCCGAGGTGATGGGCCAGGTCGAAACGATCGTCTCTTGGTTCGGCAGGCAGGGGTTGGGCTCGTTCGAGATCGAGAAGGGGCTCGTCGGCGGCAGCGCCTATGACGTGCACAAACAGGCGATCTCGGAAGGTGACATGAGGCTCGCCCAGGAGGCCGATGCCGTGCTGTTCGGCGCCGTCGGTGGGCCGAAATGGGCGGATGTGCCCTACCAGCACCGCCCCGAGGCCGGCCTGCTGCGCCTGCGCAAGGATCTCGGCCTGTTCGCCAACCTGCGCCCGGCGATCTGTTATCCGGCGCTGGCCTCGGCCTCGTCGCTGAAGCAGGAGGTCGTCGAGGGGCTCGATATTCTGATCGTGCGTGAACTGACGGGCGGCGTTTATTTCGGCGAGCCCAAGGAAATCGTCACGCTGGAGGATGGCAGCAAGCGCGGCATCGACACGCAGATCTACACCACGCCGGAGATCGACCGGATCTGCCGCGTCGCCTTCGAGCTGGCGCGCACGCGCCGCAACAAGGTCTCCTCGTCCGAGAAGCACAACGTCATGAAGACCGGCGTGCTCTGGAAGCAGACGGTCACCGCACTCCATGCCAAGGACTATGCGGATGTCGAGCTCGAGCATGTGCTGGCGGACAATTGTGCGATGCAGCTCGTGCGCTGGCCCAAGCAGTACGACGTCATCGTCACCGACAACCTGTTCGGCGACATCCTCTCCGACATCGCGGCGATGCTGACCGGCTCGCTCGGCATGCTGCCCTCGGCCTCGCTGGGGGCCGAGGATCCGGCGACAGGCAAGCGCAAGGCACTTTATGAGCCGGTCCATGGTTCGGCCCCCGACATCGCCGGCAAGGGCCTCGCCAATCCGATCGCGATGATCGGCTCGTTCGCCATGGCTCTGCGCTATTCCTTCGGCGCGGGCGAGGCGGCCGACCGTCTCGAGGGCGCGATCGCCGACGTGCTCGGCTCGGGCACGCGCACCAAGGACATTGCCGCGCCGGGCGCCAACGCCGTCTCGACCACCGAGATGGGCCAGGCGATCATCAAGGCACTGGAAGTGCGGGGCTGA
- a CDS encoding class I SAM-dependent methyltransferase, producing MPANIPSPGHPAVEAYLANGYDSVVGMSSRFAAAICTRLLRLQTEEGVTGPIAEIGAFEGRFFIALAHALEPGEIALGIDIFSWPDAQVKDRFEANCLKHGIGPERRRTIKGDAGAMTQADLLAHAGGERLRLIHIDGEHSRNALARDLTLATACLGEGGLIVLDDMLHPGYPTLMVTVQAHLEANPDIVPLCVIDRETIVGATKFVLCQRAWFERYQTRLLEIFQDWIWPLGADFEPHWCLVLSQDTRLAEIV from the coding sequence ATGCCAGCGAACATCCCCTCCCCCGGCCACCCGGCGGTCGAGGCCTATCTCGCCAATGGCTATGACAGCGTCGTCGGCATGTCGTCGCGCTTCGCCGCCGCGATCTGCACGAGGCTGCTGCGCCTGCAGACGGAAGAAGGCGTGACCGGCCCGATCGCCGAGATCGGCGCCTTCGAGGGCCGCTTCTTCATCGCCCTGGCGCATGCGCTGGAGCCAGGCGAAATCGCGCTCGGCATCGATATCTTCTCCTGGCCGGACGCGCAGGTGAAGGACCGCTTCGAGGCCAATTGCCTGAAGCATGGCATCGGCCCGGAACGCCGCCGGACGATCAAGGGCGACGCTGGCGCCATGACGCAAGCCGACCTTCTCGCCCATGCCGGCGGCGAGAGGCTGCGCCTGATCCATATCGACGGCGAGCATTCCCGCAACGCTCTCGCCAGGGACCTGACGCTCGCCACCGCCTGCCTGGGCGAAGGCGGGCTGATCGTTCTCGACGACATGCTCCACCCCGGTTATCCGACGCTGATGGTCACGGTTCAGGCCCATCTCGAAGCCAATCCCGACATCGTTCCGCTCTGCGTCATCGACCGCGAGACGATCGTCGGCGCGACCAAGTTCGTGCTCTGCCAGCGTGCCTGGTTCGAGCGCTACCAGACGCGCCTGCTGGAGATCTTCCAGGACTGGATCTGGCCGCTCGGCGCTGATTTCGAGCCGCATTGGTGCCTGGTGCTGTCGCAGGACACGAGGCTGGCGGAGATCGTCTGA
- a CDS encoding DUF2235 domain-containing protein, with the protein MGKLPAEDDSRRSTIVLATKGCYISERRRIGMARNIVIFADGTGQRGGVLFDECRSNIYKLYRATRTAPDSGINPAEQIAFYDPGIGTLPKGIGLFGTIGQWLYNLVSQATGLGLTKNIIDGYTAIIRNAVPGDQIFLIGFSRGAYTARCIAAVLAHCGIPTRMKDGTPLRRDEASARVIAKEAVTKVYQHVSSEKDAAYRGQRDALAARFRTAYGSGDAAGPNTCPYFIGVFDTVAALSNTGSLIVTGLIGGVLLLALSAIGLALGYGFWTSASAILGASGLIALGFYLRSHVKFAVGLPGIAWWKTVHLTSFRMKFYNTQLNSNIGYARHALSIDERRKDFERVPWGKPDVWRDTGAGNPDWFEQIWFSGNHSDVGGSYPDSESRLSDISLGWMAHEAAKLPDGLKIDWSVLRLYPDPRGMQHDEMRSLAFRFAATVTREIKPQARLHDSVYERIKAGRVLHYDVERPYRPDNLRQHEQAGGLFEQQ; encoded by the coding sequence ATGGGCAAGCTGCCAGCCGAGGACGATTCTCGGCGTTCCACTATTGTTCTTGCAACCAAAGGTTGCTATATCAGCGAACGTAGGAGGATCGGCATGGCGCGTAACATCGTCATCTTCGCGGACGGCACTGGGCAGCGCGGCGGCGTGCTTTTCGACGAGTGCCGCAGCAACATCTACAAGCTCTATCGCGCGACACGCACGGCGCCGGATTCGGGCATCAACCCGGCCGAGCAGATTGCTTTCTACGATCCCGGCATCGGCACCCTGCCCAAGGGTATCGGGCTTTTCGGCACGATCGGGCAATGGCTCTACAATCTCGTCTCGCAGGCGACCGGGCTCGGTCTGACCAAGAACATCATCGACGGCTACACCGCGATCATTCGCAATGCCGTGCCGGGCGACCAAATCTTTCTTATCGGCTTCAGCCGCGGCGCCTATACAGCACGCTGCATCGCAGCAGTGCTGGCTCATTGCGGCATACCGACCCGGATGAAGGACGGCACACCGCTCAGGCGGGACGAGGCGTCGGCCCGTGTCATCGCGAAGGAAGCCGTCACGAAGGTCTATCAGCACGTCAGTTCGGAGAAAGATGCCGCCTATCGCGGGCAGCGCGACGCGCTGGCCGCTCGCTTCCGCACCGCCTACGGCTCAGGCGATGCAGCGGGACCGAACACATGCCCCTATTTCATCGGCGTGTTCGATACTGTGGCGGCACTTTCGAATACCGGCTCGCTCATCGTCACGGGTCTGATTGGCGGCGTGCTGCTCTTGGCGCTTTCGGCAATCGGCCTGGCGCTCGGCTACGGCTTCTGGACGTCTGCCTCGGCGATCCTCGGCGCATCGGGCTTGATCGCCCTCGGCTTCTATCTGCGAAGTCATGTCAAATTCGCGGTCGGGCTTCCCGGCATTGCCTGGTGGAAGACCGTGCATCTCACCAGTTTCCGGATGAAGTTCTACAATACGCAGTTGAACTCCAATATCGGCTATGCCCGCCATGCCCTCTCGATCGACGAACGGCGCAAGGACTTCGAACGCGTGCCGTGGGGCAAACCGGACGTTTGGCGCGATACCGGGGCCGGGAATCCCGACTGGTTCGAGCAGATTTGGTTCTCCGGAAACCATTCCGACGTTGGCGGCAGCTACCCTGACAGCGAGTCGCGTCTCTCCGACATCAGCCTGGGCTGGATGGCGCATGAGGCCGCGAAACTGCCCGACGGCTTGAAGATCGACTGGAGCGTGCTCCGGCTTTATCCCGATCCACGCGGCATGCAACACGACGAGATGCGGTCCCTGGCTTTTCGCTTCGCGGCGACGGTGACCCGCGAGATCAAGCCGCAGGCAAGGCTGCATGACAGCGTCTACGAGCGCATAAAAGCCGGCCGGGTGCTACACTACGACGTCGAACGCCCATACCGCCCGGACAACCTTCGCCAGCACGAACAGGCTGGAGGGCTGTTCGAACAACAGTGA
- a CDS encoding SemiSWEET transporter has translation MSPASIETLGFAAAALTSLCWLPQAWRTIRTRDTRAISLWTQSLFAAGTALWLTYGLQIGSWPVVFANALTLLLVLMIVMMKLRFG, from the coding sequence ATGTCGCCAGCCTCCATCGAGACCCTCGGTTTCGCCGCCGCCGCCCTGACCAGCCTGTGCTGGCTGCCACAGGCCTGGCGCACCATCCGCACCCGCGACACCCGCGCGATCTCCCTCTGGACCCAGTCGCTTTTCGCCGCCGGCACCGCGCTCTGGTTGACCTATGGCTTGCAGATCGGCTCCTGGCCCGTCGTCTTCGCCAATGCGCTGACCCTGCTTCTGGTGCTGATGATCGTCATGATGAAGCTGCGCTTCGGCTGA
- a CDS encoding phosphatase PAP2 family protein — translation MLEQADGVEVGRANRVAWTAILGLLALDLLWLPLTRVTVAPLSLIVPLAVGGVLAGLGRYYAVCRAEPKLSAALDCMGQIVAFSPVGALFSYLVVTPGLPLQDALLHRLDLALGLDWAVWLGWMDRHAWFSVPLTLAYNSFMFQLVALILVLSFTGRGLAARTMIVGMILSGIAVIAVSGLLPALSTFAFLDLSPADYPNLRPAAAFIHLGDLTALHVGEAVHIDLTRAHGIITFPSYHAALGLIILFAGWNHPWLRWPCTLLNVAMIVATPIDGGHYFVDVLAGLAIALAAHALACRIVASGSAARQDIGFVGRPEIFAKP, via the coding sequence ATGCTCGAGCAAGCGGATGGCGTTGAAGTTGGGCGTGCGAACCGGGTGGCCTGGACGGCGATCCTTGGGCTGCTCGCGCTGGATCTCTTGTGGCTGCCCTTGACGCGCGTCACGGTCGCGCCGCTCTCGTTGATCGTGCCACTGGCTGTCGGTGGGGTGCTCGCCGGGCTTGGTCGTTACTATGCCGTGTGCAGGGCAGAGCCGAAGCTGAGCGCGGCGCTGGACTGCATGGGCCAGATCGTCGCCTTCTCTCCCGTCGGTGCGCTGTTTTCCTATCTCGTGGTCACGCCTGGTCTCCCGCTACAGGATGCCCTGCTGCACCGGCTCGATCTCGCGCTCGGCCTGGACTGGGCGGTCTGGCTCGGCTGGATGGACCGTCATGCCTGGTTCTCGGTGCCGCTGACGCTCGCCTATAACAGCTTCATGTTCCAGCTTGTCGCGCTGATCCTGGTGTTGTCCTTCACCGGGCGCGGCCTTGCCGCACGGACCATGATCGTCGGAATGATCCTGTCGGGGATCGCGGTGATTGCGGTGTCGGGGCTGCTCCCTGCGCTCTCGACCTTCGCCTTCCTCGATCTATCCCCGGCCGACTATCCCAATTTGCGGCCTGCAGCAGCTTTCATCCATCTGGGCGATCTGACCGCGCTCCATGTGGGTGAGGCGGTGCATATCGACCTGACGCGCGCCCATGGCATCATTACCTTTCCCTCCTACCACGCTGCGCTCGGGCTCATCATACTGTTCGCTGGCTGGAACCATCCCTGGCTGCGCTGGCCGTGCACGTTGCTGAACGTGGCGATGATCGTGGCGACGCCGATCGACGGGGGACACTACTTCGTCGATGTGCTGGCAGGGCTGGCCATCGCCCTCGCTGCTCATGCTCTGGCGTGCCGCATCGTTGCGTCCGGATCTGCTGCCCGGCAGGATATCGGCTTCGTCGGCCGGCCGGAGATCTTCGCAAAGCCGTGA
- a CDS encoding YaiI/YqxD family protein encodes MLGASPTQIAIYVDADACPVKPEIFKVAERHGLRVFVVANSYMMLPREPWIERVVVTGSFDAADDWIAERVSRGAIVVTADIPLADRCIKAGAEVIGPTGKPFTEASIGMALATRDMMEDLRAMGTATGGPKPFSARDRSAFLQALDLAIQRLKRAGFVAR; translated from the coding sequence ATGCTCGGCGCCAGCCCCACGCAGATCGCGATCTATGTCGATGCCGACGCCTGCCCGGTGAAGCCGGAGATCTTCAAGGTCGCCGAGCGCCACGGACTGCGCGTCTTCGTCGTCGCCAACAGCTACATGATGCTGCCGCGCGAGCCCTGGATCGAACGCGTGGTCGTCACGGGCAGCTTCGATGCGGCCGATGACTGGATCGCGGAGCGGGTCTCGCGCGGTGCGATCGTCGTCACAGCCGACATTCCGCTCGCCGATCGCTGCATCAAGGCCGGCGCCGAGGTCATCGGCCCGACGGGCAAGCCCTTCACCGAGGCCTCTATCGGCATGGCGCTGGCGACGCGTGACATGATGGAGGATCTGCGCGCGATGGGGACCGCGACCGGCGGCCCGAAGCCGTTCTCGGCCAGGGACCGCTCGGCCTTCCTGCAGGCGCTCGACCTTGCGATCCAGAGATTGAAGCGGGCGGGCTTCGTCGCGCGCTGA
- a CDS encoding transglutaminase family protein: MKLRIGYELDYDFPQPTPLILMLNVHFSRVSDLETPDHMRIRPSVPVSAYRDGFGNWCTRLLAPQGAMRITADAIISDSGLPEAFDRSAGQVPVERLPEECIVFLLASRFCDSDRLLDLAWQLFGHTPPGAARVQAICDFVNQRITFNYNDASVTRTASDAYREGRGVCRDYAHLAIAFCRAMNIPARYCTCYLGDVGTPPPWPPGDFAASFEAYLDGGWQMFDPRNNVPRIGRVLIAQGRDAADVAIATTFGPNTLTGFRVWTDEVVEG; encoded by the coding sequence GTGAAACTCAGGATCGGCTACGAGCTCGACTATGACTTTCCGCAACCGACACCGCTGATCTTGATGCTTAACGTGCATTTCAGCCGGGTCTCGGACCTCGAAACGCCCGACCATATGCGCATCCGGCCCTCCGTGCCGGTCAGCGCCTATCGCGACGGTTTCGGCAACTGGTGCACCAGGCTGCTCGCGCCGCAGGGGGCGATGCGGATCACGGCCGATGCGATCATCTCCGACAGCGGCCTGCCGGAGGCCTTCGATCGGAGCGCCGGTCAGGTCCCCGTCGAGCGCCTGCCAGAGGAGTGCATCGTCTTCCTACTGGCGAGCCGATTCTGCGATTCCGACCGGCTGCTCGATCTTGCCTGGCAGTTGTTCGGGCATACGCCGCCCGGCGCCGCGCGCGTTCAGGCGATCTGCGATTTCGTCAACCAGCGCATCACCTTCAATTATAACGATGCCAGCGTGACGCGCACCGCCTCCGACGCCTATCGCGAGGGCCGGGGCGTCTGCCGCGACTATGCGCATCTCGCCATCGCCTTTTGCCGGGCGATGAACATCCCGGCGCGCTACTGCACCTGTTATCTCGGAGATGTCGGCACGCCGCCGCCCTGGCCGCCGGGCGATTTCGCGGCGTCCTTCGAGGCCTATCTCGATGGCGGCTGGCAGATGTTCGACCCGCGCAACAACGTGCCCCGCATCGGCCGCGTGCTGATCGCGCAGGGACGCGATGCGGCCGATGTCGCCATCGCCACGACCTTCGGGCCGAACACGCTGACGGGGTTCAGGGTCTGGACCGACGAGGTGGTCGAGGGGTGA
- a CDS encoding PQQ-dependent sugar dehydrogenase has protein sequence MRIFTSTLMVAAILVAAGPAAAQQRFPSSAGDLIVETVAGGLENPWGLAFLPDGRMLVTERPGRLRLVGADGKLSPPIAGVPNVAARGQGGLLDVVLDPAFAQNRLIYLSFAEPRAGGNGTSVARARLSERGTALEGTKVIFQQMPTINSAMHFGSRLVFDRTGALFVTVGDRYSQRDQAQNPGNHIGKVMRIRPEGVAPADNPKLEGWQPEIWSIGHRNVQGAALHPETGQLWTAEHGARGGDEVNTPKSGRNYGWPVITYGIDYSGAKIGEGTAKAGMEQPLFYWDPSIAPSGAAFYTGAAWPAWKNSLFVGALAGQMLVRLSTQGESVTGQERLLADLGLRIRDVRQGPDGLLYLLSDAADGRVMRVRPAR, from the coding sequence ATGCGGATATTCACCTCGACCCTGATGGTGGCAGCCATTCTTGTGGCGGCCGGGCCGGCTGCGGCCCAGCAACGCTTCCCGTCGAGCGCCGGTGACCTCATCGTCGAGACTGTGGCGGGCGGGCTGGAGAATCCCTGGGGGCTCGCCTTCCTGCCCGATGGGCGCATGCTGGTGACCGAGCGGCCCGGACGGCTCCGGCTGGTCGGGGCCGATGGCAAGCTGTCGCCGCCGATCGCAGGCGTTCCCAATGTCGCGGCGCGGGGGCAGGGCGGGCTGCTCGACGTGGTGCTCGATCCGGCCTTTGCGCAGAACCGCCTGATCTACCTCTCCTTCGCCGAGCCGCGGGCCGGCGGGAATGGCACCAGCGTTGCCCGAGCGAGGCTGAGCGAGCGCGGCACGGCGCTGGAGGGCACAAAGGTGATCTTCCAGCAGATGCCGACGATCAACAGCGCCATGCATTTCGGCTCGCGGCTGGTCTTCGACCGCACGGGTGCGCTTTTCGTCACGGTCGGCGACCGCTACAGCCAGCGCGACCAGGCGCAGAATCCAGGCAACCATATCGGCAAGGTCATGCGCATCCGCCCCGAAGGCGTCGCGCCGGCCGACAACCCGAAACTCGAGGGCTGGCAGCCGGAGATCTGGTCGATCGGCCATCGCAATGTGCAGGGCGCTGCGCTCCATCCCGAGACCGGCCAACTCTGGACCGCCGAACACGGTGCGCGCGGTGGGGACGAGGTCAACACGCCGAAGTCCGGTCGCAACTATGGCTGGCCGGTGATCACCTACGGCATCGATTATTCCGGCGCGAAGATCGGCGAGGGGACTGCCAAGGCCGGCATGGAGCAGCCGCTGTTCTACTGGGACCCGTCGATCGCGCCGTCTGGCGCGGCCTTCTATACCGGGGCTGCCTGGCCGGCCTGGAAGAACTCGCTCTTCGTCGGGGCGCTCGCCGGGCAGATGCTGGTCAGGCTGTCGACGCAAGGCGAGAGCGTCACCGGGCAGGAGCGGCTTCTCGCCGATCTCGGTTTGCGCATCCGCGATGTCCGGCAGGGCCCGGACGGCTTGCTGTATCTGCTCAGCGATGCTGCCGATGGCCGGGTGATGCGGGTCAGGCCCGCGCGCTAA